In Flavobacterium sp. CS20, a single window of DNA contains:
- a CDS encoding phytanoyl-CoA dioxygenase family protein — translation MEAGDLLIFNSLQPHGIRPNRSENGVRIAQYISMMPAEEDNLELRKWRINSWKNRVAPEGYAFPGDPRNWEQTKYKRAVLSNLGEKLLGLKKW, via the coding sequence ATGGAAGCTGGAGATTTGTTGATATTTAATAGTTTACAACCACACGGCATACGACCCAATCGTTCTGAAAATGGAGTGCGAATTGCCCAGTATATTTCAATGATGCCCGCAGAGGAGGACAATCTAGAACTAAGGAAATGGCGTATCAATTCATGGAAGAATCGTGTTGCACCCGAAGGATATGCCTTTCCTGGAGATCCTCGAAATTGGGAACAGACTAAGTATAAAAGAGCAGTATTGTCAAATTTAGGTGAGAAATTACTAGGTTTAAAAAAATGGTGA
- a CDS encoding GIY-YIG nuclease family protein: MFYLYILYSDKFDKYYVGSSLNPWKRLVKHNSSKFNTFTSKYRPWVLKAVFEAGKTRGEAEKIEKFIKKQKSRNLIVKLTQPDFIPNGKLAQLVRVPHVRD, translated from the coding sequence ATGTTTTACCTTTACATTTTATACTCAGATAAATTTGATAAATATTATGTCGGTTCTTCGCTGAACCCTTGGAAAAGACTAGTGAAACACAACTCTTCTAAATTTAATACCTTTACTTCTAAATACAGACCGTGGGTTTTGAAAGCGGTTTTTGAAGCTGGCAAAACTCGTGGCGAAGCGGAAAAAATTGAAAAATTTATCAAAAAACAAAAAAGCAGAAATCTGATTGTCAAACTTACACAACCTGATTTTATTCCCAACGGAAAACTAGCTCAGTTGGTTAGAGTCCCGCACGTGCGGGATTAA
- a CDS encoding AraC family transcriptional regulator, whose protein sequence is MFNPRLNDLFFWHFHPEYELVYIEGADGTRHVGNHITTYKNSDLVLIGSNIPHLNFDYGVESDYKKVVVHLKKELVETYFYGTPELQTINKLFEKSKHGIAFNSGLKKQIGIELFELEELDPVEQYFKLLRILDKLSNIDDVELLHNRPYNNLRSDKNQKRIRNIFTYIDKNYQNKIQLQEMANLSNMTKEAFCRYFKKMTKHTFTEFLNRYRISQSKRILMSGNTVSDACYSSGFDSLSYFNRVFKKITQENPTEFRKKYLH, encoded by the coding sequence ATGTTTAATCCGAGACTAAATGATCTGTTCTTTTGGCATTTTCATCCTGAATATGAATTGGTCTATATTGAAGGGGCGGATGGCACACGTCATGTTGGGAATCATATCACTACCTATAAAAATAGTGACCTAGTATTAATAGGGTCAAATATTCCACATTTAAATTTTGATTATGGGGTAGAATCAGACTATAAAAAAGTTGTAGTACATCTCAAAAAAGAATTGGTGGAGACCTATTTTTATGGTACTCCAGAATTGCAAACTATCAATAAACTATTTGAAAAATCAAAACATGGTATTGCGTTCAATAGCGGTTTAAAGAAGCAAATAGGAATAGAGTTATTTGAACTAGAAGAGCTTGATCCAGTTGAGCAATATTTTAAATTACTCAGAATATTAGATAAGCTTTCGAATATTGATGACGTTGAGCTTTTACACAACAGACCATACAACAATCTGAGAAGTGATAAAAATCAAAAAAGGATTAGAAATATCTTTACTTATATTGATAAAAACTATCAAAACAAAATCCAACTGCAAGAGATGGCGAATCTCAGTAATATGACTAAAGAGGCATTCTGCCGTTATTTTAAAAAAATGACAAAACACACATTTACTGAATTTTTAAATCGTTACCGAATTAGTCAATCAAAAAGAATTTTGATGTCAGGTAATACTGTAAGCGATGCTTGCTACAGTTCTGGCTTTGATAGTTTGTCGTATTTTAATCGTGTTTTCAAGAAAATTACTCAAGAAAATCCGACAGAATTTCGAAAAAAATATTTGCATTAA
- a CDS encoding GIY-YIG nuclease family protein produces MFYLYILYSDKFDKYYVGSSLNSWKRLVKHNSSKFNTFTSKYRPWVLKAVFEAGKTRGEAEKIEKFIKKQKSRNLIVKLSQPDFIPNGKLAQLVRVPHVRD; encoded by the coding sequence ATGTTTTACCTTTACATTTTATACTCAGATAAATTTGATAAATATTATGTCGGTTCTTCGCTGAACTCTTGGAAAAGACTAGTGAAACACAACTCTTCTAAATTTAATACCTTTACTTCTAAATACAGACCGTGGGTTTTGAAAGCGGTTTTTGAAGCTGGCAAAACTCGTGGCGAAGCGGAAAAAATTGAAAAATTTATCAAAAAACAAAAAAGCAGAAATCTGATTGTCAAACTTTCACAACCTGATTTTATTCCCAACGGAAAACTAGCTCAGTTGGTTAGAGTCCCGCACGTGCGGGATTAA